The following coding sequences lie in one Corticium candelabrum chromosome 10, ooCorCand1.1, whole genome shotgun sequence genomic window:
- the LOC134185921 gene encoding uncharacterized protein LOC134185921 produces the protein MSLRRRLILLIIISVTATILISHSQTLRKLLLAITDRSSASNLRVEAKIPLFEVKNSERLKGRYTSSTAPFTKQVNQRSVDQNKSVNKTASTFQEISAVKRDPVGNNSVKFQEPLSNDMAADYRARGQRVLTTEKKQEKHLANKAAQNVSVKKPAKRTPTSDKIITSNKTVVQHKTKPDERRLLAIPPAKVFESIRILVAFIGYPRSGHTLVSSLLDAHPHVCVANEYQIFQKWLGFGKKQQSRRFVFLELYKAAVSDSLTKGIRSVNATHPFSYTVPGEWNGKYDRYLQVIGDKHGPKSAKLLSDEEGKMLLTSMRKTLNISIRLIHVIRNPYDNIATMAIRASNKRSFISEGKVLDEPDRLWQQTRIYSKLLEDNTQLRAWFHVLDVHNSDLIAHAVETLDEICHYLHIQCSSQYLSHCASVVFSSPSKTRNNVKWTPKVRAAIEELIKTYPFLSRYGFDTN, from the exons ATGTCACTACGAAGAAGACTTATTTTACTCATCATCATTTCTGTTACTGCGACCATCCTTATCTCTCACAGCCAAACTTTAAGGAAACT CTTGCTTGCTATCACCGATCGCAGTTCTGCAAGTAATCTACGCGTGGAAGCCAAAATACCACTGTTCGAAGTGAAGAATTCAGAAAGACTGAAAGGAAGATACACATCAAGTACCGCCCCTTTCACCAAGCAAGTAAACCAAAGGTCAGTGGACCAGAACAAATCGGTAAACAAAACGGCAAGTACGTTTCAAGAGATTTCTGCCGTGAAAAGAGACCCAGTCGGGAACAATAGTGTCAAATTTCAAGAGCCACTAAGTAATGACATGGCTGCAGACTACCGTGCGCGAGGCCAGAGAGTATTAACTACAGAAAAGAAACAGGAGAAACACTTGGCAAATAAAGCAGCTCAGAACGTATCGGTAAAGAAACCGGCGAAGAGAACTCCTACTTCAGATAAGATAATTACGAGCAATAAGACTGTTGTCCAACATAAAACGAAGCCAGATGAGAGGCGGTTGCTAGCCATTCCTCCAGCGAAAGTCTTTGAATCAATCAGAATTCTTGTTGCCTTTATTGGTTATCCAAGAAGTGGACACACTCTGGTTTCTTCTCTATTGGATGCTCATCCTCACGTATGTGTGGCCAATGAATACCAGATTTTTCAAAAATGGCTGGGGTTTGGCAAGAAACAACAGAGTCGTCGATTTGTGTTTTTAGAACTGTACAAAGCTGCTGTGTCTGATTCTCTCACTAAAGGGATTCGATCTGTGAATGCCACTCATCCATTCAGTTATACTGTTCCTGGTGAATGGAATGGAAAATATGATCGATATCTACAG GTGATCGGCGACAAGCATGGTCCGAAATCAGCTAAGTTGCTGTCCGATGAAGAGGGGAAAATGCTACTAACCTCGATGCGAAAAACACTGAACATATCAATAAGACTCATACACGTAATTCGCAATCCATACGACAACATTGCTACCATGGCCATCCGGGCATCGAACAAAAGGAGTTTCATCTCAGag GGAAAGGTATTGGACGAACCAGACCGTTTATGGCAACAGACCCGGATATACTCTAAGCTTCTTGAAGACAACACACAGCTGCGAGCCTGGTTTCATGTACTCGACGTCCACAATTCTGATCTTATTGCACATGCTGTGGAGACACTAGATGAGATATGTCACTATCTTCACATCCAATGTTCAAGCCAGTATTTGTCACACTGTGCGAGCGTGGTGTTTTCGTCTCCTTCAAAGACGAGAAACAACGTGAAGTGGACACCGAAAGTGAGAGCTGCTATTGAAGAGTTGATAAAGACATATCCATTTTTGAGTCGTTACGGCTTTGATACGAATTAG
- the LOC134185922 gene encoding ELAV-like protein 1-A, whose product MAAGYSLLTSQRQQNGKLIVNYVPQIMSEEELSGLFEAIGPLESCKLVRDRNSQGSLGYGFVVYQDPAMAEQAVAALNGLKVQNKRLKVSYARPSGVDIKNTNLYVAGLPPTVVDDDSLVAMFRPFGNVIQSRLLTDANGRPRNVGFVRFDSRRDAENALAALNGQVPEGGTLSLTIRYAESNRKNLQQEQQQQQPTALLASVLAAQQQAGMIAQVQAPYFQSPLTAAVPGVMPGAMPGSMPGAMPGAMPGAMPGAVPNGTATSATPVSGSYGSNVTIQPAPMPGVPTGYPVGLPNPAMAGNVAPSMPGVAPALPQATPGYEQQNMAAFGVAGMNRLHQQHFNPLAASTSQAGFCLFVYNIPVTAEETMLYHLFSPHGAISSVKIMKDENGIGKGFAFVNMVKYEEAWQAITVLNGQEVEGKTLQVSFKTPKSSKIK is encoded by the coding sequence ATGGCGGCAGGTTACAGTCTTCTTACATCGCAAAGACAGCAGAATGGCAAACTCATTGTCAACTACGTACCTCAAATCATGTCCGAAGAGGAGCTTTCCGGTCTCTTCGAGGCCATAGGACCCCTAGAGAGCTGCAAGTTGGTGCGAGACAGAAACTCTCAGGGAAGTCTCGGATACGGCTTTGTTGTCTACCAGGACCCGGCAATGGCCGAGCAAGCTGTCGCTGCTCTTAACGGGCTGAAAGTGCAAAACAAGAGACTCAAGGTCAGTTACGCACGACCATCTGGAGTAGACATAAAGAACACGAATCTCTATGTCGCGGGCTTGCCGCCGACCGTCGTCGACGACGACTCTCTAGTGGCCATGTTTCGGCCGTTTGGTAATGTTATACAGTCGAGGCTTCTTACCGACGCGAATGGACGTCCGAGGAACGTTGGGTTTGTGCGTTTCGACTCGCGGAGAGACGCAGAAAACGCGCTGGCCGCTCTGAATGGCCAGGTTCCCGAAGGGGGGACCCTCTCGCTGACAATTCGTTACGCTGAGAGTAATCGAAAGAATTtgcaacaagaacaacaacaacaacaaccgaCTGCTTTGTTAGCATCTGTGTTGGCTGCGCAGCAGCAGGCGGGCATGATTGCTCAAGTTCAGGCGCCATATTTCCAGTCTCCACTAACTGCTGCTGTTCCGGGTGTCATGCCTGGTGCGATGCCTGGTTCCATGCCTGGTGCCATGCCTGGTGCCATGCCTGGTGCCATGCCAGGTGCTGTGCCTAATGGAACAGCTACTTCAGCAACTCCAGTCAGTGGAAGCTACGGAAGTAATGTTACTATTCAACCTGCACCGATGCCAGGAGTTCCAACGGGATATCCAGTGGGGTTACCCAATCCAGCTATGGCGGGAAATGTTGCTCCTTCGATGCCTGGTGTGGCACCCGCATTGCCTCAAGCCACTCCTGGATATGAACAGCAGAATATGGCAGCATTCGGTGTGGCTGGCATGAACCGTCTTCATCAGCAACATTTTAATCCTCTGGCTGCCAGCACTTCTCAAGCagggttttgtttgtttgtatacaaCATACCGGTGACAGCCGAAGAAACGATGCTCTACCATTTGTTTAGTCCGCATGGTGCAATCTCCAGTGTTAAGATCATGAAAGACGAGAATGGTATAGGAAAGGGCTTTGCCTTTGTCAATATGGTGAAGTACGAGGAAGCGTGGCAGGCGATTACCGTTCTGAATGGTCAAGAAGTGGAGGGAAAGACGCTGCAAGTGTCGTTTAAGACGCCCAAAAGTTCAAAGATAAAGTGA